In the Granulosicoccus antarcticus IMCC3135 genome, ATTGGCAATGGCTTTCTCCGGATCTGTCGTGGCCAGACTTTGCGCGCCCCGCTGCGAGTAGACGTTATCGTCGGTATCAGCAAGTACGGTGAAATGCGACAGTTCATGAACGATGGTGCCCGCGCGTGAATCTGTACCACTCAGACTTGCCGAACGGAACGATGGACAGAGATAGATCTCATACGGCCTGCTCGGAAACACATAGGCATACGTATTTCGCTCATCGCAGCTGCAGTCATACTGAATCTGTTCGTCTGCCAGTGCCGTGCCGATTGACTGGAAATTAGACAACACTCGAGTAAAGCGCGCCTCCTCATACTCACCGAACCAGGTAACGTATCGCGGTGAACCGGAGCGCTCATCGCTGGCCAGACTCTCAAGATCCGCAATAGCGGTGTTCACGTACTCCTGCGCCAGCTCTGTGGCCGCAAATATATCGGCCTGCTCCTGCACTGAACAGCTTTCATAGGCCGGCGTCAGCGCACGCAGCGACACTGCAGGAGCCATGTTCACAGCCACACTGTTGGATTTCAGGGTATCAACACTCAGCAGCTCAGGCTCCGGCGCCTTACGCACCGAAGTACTCTTTGAGGATGAGCTCTCGACGCTATACCGCAACTGGCCAGCAAAACTCACGCTGCGTCCATCTGCTTTGTCAATACGGTAATAGTCATTCAGTTTGACGGTACGGCTGGCAGTCTCGCCCGGTGCCAGAACCAGATACTCATCAGTCGTCGGTACGCCACGCTTGACTGAACGACCTATATAAGCGGCTTGCTCAACCAGCGGCCAGTCCTTGCTATAGCGTTCTACCCGAAAGACGTCGCTGGACAAGGCATCTTCGAATGGTGTATCCCAACGCAATACTGATAGCGTACTGCTGCCTGTATTGGTCAGAGAGACTGCCACACTGCCGGCCGCGCTGCCTGGCTCAAGAACAAGCCGCAACGGACCTGCGTGCACGGCCATCGACGAGAGGCAGCACAATAAAACGGCAGCAAAGCGGGTTATGCGAAAGCGCATCCGGAATCTCCATGAACATCGCTCGCAGTATAGCCAGTAACCGGTGCCTCAAGCACCGCGAGCAGCTGTCTATCGACAGGTTCGATTCACACAATCAGGAAATGTACACCACAGCAACCGCACGCCACCAATAACGGGTGATCAGGTTTTCAGTATGCAAGTGGATGATGGTGCCCGGGGCCGGACTTGAACCGGCACGACCTTACGGTCGAGAGATTTTAAGTCTCTTGCGTCTACCAATTTCGCCACCCGGGCATTTCAGGGGAGATACAAACCTCTGCCGTGGTAGCGCGATTATTGGCAGGGCCTTACTCGAGATAACACCGAGTCTACATGTGACGTAATACGAGTGGCACGTATCGACACAAATCACGCGGATAAAAGTGCTTACCGCGTAACAATGGAGGCTGAGCCCGGAGTCGAACCGAGGTAAACGGATTTGCAATCCGGTGCATAGCCACTCTGCCACTCAGCCGAGTGTCGTACAAAATACAAGCTAAAATCAGACCAGAAATGGAGCGGGAAACCAGGTTCGAACTGGCGACCTCAACCTTGGCAAGGTTGCGCTCTACCAACTGAGCTATTCCCGCACCGATCGTGATTTTACTACAAAAAACTAAATTGCCAAAAAATAATTGGAGCGGGAAACCAGGTTCGAACTGGCGACCTCAACCTTGGCAAGGTTGCGCTCTACCAACTGAGCTATTCCCGCACCGATCCGCCTATTATGTTATCGATCGATCATGCTGTCAAGCGTCTCGACGAAAATTTTTGCCTTTTTTATTCTTCTGTCGAAGAATCACTAAAAGCGGCGTTCATGTAACCGACCATCGACCAGATCGTCAACACCGTGGCCACATAAAGAGCCGCCATGCCCATCTTGTAGATTGGCAAACCGAACAGGTCATGCAGGTACAACAACATGGACAATGAGGTGATCTGGGCTGTCGTTTTGACTTTGCCTATCCACCCTACTGCCACTTTACCTCGTTGCCCCATTCCGGCCATCCATTCTCGCAGAGCGCTGATGGTGATCTCCCGACCGATGATGACAATAGCCGGGATGGTCAGCCACGGACTGTTATCAAACTCGACAATCAGGATCAACACAGTGGCGACCATGAGCTTGTCAGCCACCGGATCGAGGAAGGCTCCGAACCGGCTCTCTACACCCCACAGGCGAGCCAGGTATCCGTCCAGCCAGTCAGTGATTCCAGCCAGAACGAAGATGATGCAGCTTACTGGGCGGGCCCATGGCGCGTCCAGATAGAAAATCACGACAATTACTGGCAATAATGCAATTCTAAGCAGCGTCAGCCACGTTGGCAGATTCTGTTTCATTTTTTAATCTTCATTCAGGGATCAACCCTTTGATACACGGGTGGGATGCAGCTCATCGTACACTCTAGCGGCCAGGTCTACGCTGATTCCGGGGACCGCAGATATATCTTCTATGCCGGCTTTCTGCAACCGTTGCAGACCACCAAAATGTGTTAACAATTGCTTCCTGCGCTTCGGGCCCAGGCCTTTTATGTCTTCCAGAATAGAACGCTGGCGCTTCTTTGCACGTCTGGCCCGGTGTCCGGCAATGGCAAAACGATGAGCCTCATCACGAATTTGCTGAATCAGCAGTAGCGCCGGTGAGTCTGTCGTCAATTGTCTCTCGGTGCGCCCACCATGCTGCTCATCACGACACAGAATCAGGGTTTCATCACCAGGTCTTCGATCCGGCCCCTTCGAGACACCCACAACCTGAACACTGTCTACCTGCAGCTCAGCCAATACTTCGATTGCAACGCCTATCTGCCCCTTGCCACCATCGATGAAAAGGATATCGGGCAGCTCACGCCCTTCCTTGATCATTCGCGTGTATCGGCGCGTCAAAGCTTGACGCATTGCCGCGTAATCATCGCCAGGCGTGATGTCTTCGATATTGAAACGCCGGTAGTCGCTCTTCAGCGCACCCTCGGCATTGAATACCACACACGAAGCCACTGTCGCCTCCCCCATGGTATGCGAGATATCGAAGCATTCCATGCGGCTCGGCGCCTCATCCAGCTCCACCAGTGCTCGTACAGCCTCCAGTCTGGCAGCCATCCCTGAGCGAGATGCAAGTCGTGTCGCCAGACCTACCTCTGCGTTGGTCAGCGCCAGAGCCTGCAACTTCGCACGCTCGCCGCGCACACTGTGAACCACGCCCACACTTGACCCCAGGCGCTTGGAGAATACCTCCGCAAACAAATCAGCATCCTCGACCTGCTCACTACAGACGATTTCACGAGGCAGATCGTGCTCCAGATAGAACTGCGCCATGAATGCATTGAGAATCTCACCGCTAGTACTGCCCGCAGGAGAGGCCGGGTAGAACGCCTTGTTGCCCAGGTTGATGCCATTACGCACGAAAAACACCTGCACACAGCTTTGCCCTCCCTGGGTTACCGCAGCCACATAGTCGGTGTTACTGCCATCGCGCAACGTTGTCGACAAATCGCTGACGGCTTTCAAACTGCCAATCTGATCGCGCAGACGCGCTGCTGATTCGAAATCCAGAGCTTCACTGGCAGCTTCCATACGCTGCACCAGATCATTGACCACATCCATGGACTTGCCTTCCAGCACCCGCACGGTCATATCAACATCCTGCCGATATTCCTCGGGAGAGATCCGGCTCACACAAGGCGCGGTGCAACGCTTGATCTGATATTGCAGACAGGGTCTGGAGCGATTGCGAAAATAACTGTCTTCACACTGACGTACCCGAAACAGTTTCTGTACGAGCCCCAGAGAGCGTTTGACAGAGCCGGCGCTGGGATAAGGGCCAATGTACTTGCCCGGCACCTTGCGAGCCCCACGTTGATAGCTGAGCCGCGGATAGTCATCGCGGGTGGATATGAAGATATAGGGATAACTTTTGTCATCACGCAGCACAACGTTATAGCGCGGACGATGCTCTTTGATCAGATTGTGTTCAAGCAACAAGGCATCAGCCGCACTATCGGTAACCGTGGTCTGCACCGTGACGATCTGAGACACCAGAGCCTGTGTTTTGCGATTGTCCAGCGTCTTCTGGAAATAGCTCCCCAGACGATTCTTCAGATTGCTGGCCTTGCCAACGTAAATGATATCGCCTTGCTCGTTGTACATGCGATAGACACCAGGACGCGTAGTCACTGTGCGCATGAAAGAGGCGGCATCGAAGGCCGGAAGTGGATCCTTGTCAGTGTTCAGTCTTCGTTCCACAAATCAAAGCGAATGGCCAGTCGAACCAGTTCTGCGGTGGTCTTGACCTGCAATTTTTCAAACGCACGAGTCCGGTGAGTGCTCACCGTTTTTTCGCTGATATGCAGGTTGCTTGAGATTTGACGATTGCGATGGCCACGAAGCAGAAGCGTGATGATTTCTGATTCCCGACTGGTCAGCTTGTCAAAGGGGTTCTGATTATCACCATTGATGACATCCATAGCGACTTGCTGGGCAACATCGGGCGACAGATATTGCTCGCCATCCATGACAATCCGCATCGCCTTGTCCATTTCATCCGAGCTACTGCCTTTGGTGATATAGCCCCGTACTCCGGCATTCAACAACTTGCGGATATGACCCCCTTCCAGCTTGCCGGTCACCATGATGATGCGACTGTCCGGAGCCAGACTCAACAGTTTGTCAGACGCCTCCAGGCCATTGATACCGGGCAGACTGATATCCATCAGTACCAGATCAAAGGGCTGTGTGGCCGCCATCTCCAGTGCTTCTTCTCCCGAATTGGCTTCAAAGATGAAACCTATCTGAGGGTTCTCTTCCAACAAGCGACGCATGCCGGCACGGACGAGTTCGTGATCATCGACCACCAATACCTTCAGATGCCCATTCATATGGTTTTCTACCAGTTCACCAGTGCAGAGCCCCAGGTAAATCCTCCGCCAAATCCTTCCATGAGTATAGTGTCACCGCGATTGATCCGTCCATCGCGTACAGCAACATCAAGCGCCAAGGGGATCGACGCAGCTGAAGTATTACCATGCCACGCGACTGTTTGCACCACCTTTTCCATGGGCATTCCCAACTTTTTAGCTGTTGCCGCAATAATGCGGTGATTAGCCTGGTGAGGAACCAGCCAATCTATATCCGTTTTTTCCATTTGATTGGCCTCCAGCGTCTCGTCCACAATTCGCCCCAGAGTCTTGACGGCCATGCGAAATACTTCACTTCCGGCCATTTCAACATAGGCAGTACCAGACTGCACCGCCGACAGATTGTTGGAGACCCCCTTTGGCACTTGCAGCAATGAGGCAAAATCCCCATCAGCATGCAGATGCGTGGACAGTATTCCCGGCGAATTGTCACGCTTGAGAATGACTGCTCCGGCACCATCGCCGAACAAGACACAGGTGTTCCGATCGGTCCAGTCAATAATACGGGAGAACGTCTCAGCTCCAATCACCAAGGCAGTCTTCACACTACCGGTGCGCATGAACTGATCAGCGACAGATAGAGCGTAGACAAAACCGGTACAGACGGCCTGGATGTCGAATGCCGGGCAACCATGGATTCCCAGTCGACTCTGCAACAGGCAGGCTGTACTGGGAAATACCTGATCTGCCGTGGTAGTGGCGACAATGATCAGATCAATGTCCGAACACTGAATTCCCGAGGCTTCGATGGCACGTCGGGCGGCTTTTTCAGCCAGATCCACCGTGAACTCGCCTTCTGCCGCAATATGCCTTTGCGTAATACCCGTCCGCTCCCGAATCCAGGCATCGCTGGTATCGACGGTTTTTTCCAGTTCGGCATTGGTTACCACACGATCTGGCAGGTAACCGCCGGTCCCAACGATACGC is a window encoding:
- a CDS encoding M35 family metallo-endopeptidase, translated to MRFRITRFAAVLLCCLSSMAVHAGPLRLVLEPGSAAGSVAVSLTNTGSSTLSVLRWDTPFEDALSSDVFRVERYSKDWPLVEQAAYIGRSVKRGVPTTDEYLVLAPGETASRTVKLNDYYRIDKADGRSVSFAGQLRYSVESSSSKSTSVRKAPEPELLSVDTLKSNSVAVNMAPAVSLRALTPAYESCSVQEQADIFAATELAQEYVNTAIADLESLASDERSGSPRYVTWFGEYEEARFTRVLSNFQSIGTALADEQIQYDCSCDERNTYAYVFPSRPYEIYLCPSFRSASLSGTDSRAGTIVHELSHFTVLADTDDNVYSQRGAQSLATTDPEKAIANADSHEYFAENTPELEILGTTNPTQPLQHTTLTLDTSLSGTVGSDDFITYQVSGAQKITLTSISGDADLYVYTDEALSAESCNSINANAVDICENFVEGTVYIRVFGFTSASFTLEASSPEPVAPAAVTLELDSALAGALEENARDVYLVNGAQLVELESLSGDADLYIFDSIDFVDANLVCASASIIADSTTDSCDLPLPDNTYYVLVVGSTASDYSLLATSQTADPIAPLPDDDDPAPVVPVTPSVPDAPTTTPAIPDDDLVPSVTPIASSSSSGIGSLNFWGLGVLLLSLAYQRSVTRRGRG
- the pgsA gene encoding CDP-diacylglycerol--glycerol-3-phosphate 3-phosphatidyltransferase; amino-acid sequence: MKQNLPTWLTLLRIALLPVIVVIFYLDAPWARPVSCIIFVLAGITDWLDGYLARLWGVESRFGAFLDPVADKLMVATVLILIVEFDNSPWLTIPAIVIIGREITISALREWMAGMGQRGKVAVGWIGKVKTTAQITSLSMLLYLHDLFGLPIYKMGMAALYVATVLTIWSMVGYMNAAFSDSSTEE
- the uvrC gene encoding excinuclease ABC subunit UvrC; the encoded protein is MRTVTTRPGVYRMYNEQGDIIYVGKASNLKNRLGSYFQKTLDNRKTQALVSQIVTVQTTVTDSAADALLLEHNLIKEHRPRYNVVLRDDKSYPYIFISTRDDYPRLSYQRGARKVPGKYIGPYPSAGSVKRSLGLVQKLFRVRQCEDSYFRNRSRPCLQYQIKRCTAPCVSRISPEEYRQDVDMTVRVLEGKSMDVVNDLVQRMEAASEALDFESAARLRDQIGSLKAVSDLSTTLRDGSNTDYVAAVTQGGQSCVQVFFVRNGINLGNKAFYPASPAGSTSGEILNAFMAQFYLEHDLPREIVCSEQVEDADLFAEVFSKRLGSSVGVVHSVRGERAKLQALALTNAEVGLATRLASRSGMAARLEAVRALVELDEAPSRMECFDISHTMGEATVASCVVFNAEGALKSDYRRFNIEDITPGDDYAAMRQALTRRYTRMIKEGRELPDILFIDGGKGQIGVAIEVLAELQVDSVQVVGVSKGPDRRPGDETLILCRDEQHGGRTERQLTTDSPALLLIQQIRDEAHRFAIAGHRARRAKKRQRSILEDIKGLGPKRRKQLLTHFGGLQRLQKAGIEDISAVPGISVDLAARVYDELHPTRVSKG
- a CDS encoding response regulator transcription factor; its protein translation is MNGHLKVLVVDDHELVRAGMRRLLEENPQIGFIFEANSGEEALEMAATQPFDLVLMDISLPGINGLEASDKLLSLAPDSRIIMVTGKLEGGHIRKLLNAGVRGYITKGSSSDEMDKAMRIVMDGEQYLSPDVAQQVAMDVINGDNQNPFDKLTSRESEIITLLLRGHRNRQISSNLHISEKTVSTHRTRAFEKLQVKTTAELVRLAIRFDLWNED
- a CDS encoding beta-ketoacyl-ACP synthase III, producing MTHFSRIVGTGGYLPDRVVTNAELEKTVDTSDAWIRERTGITQRHIAAEGEFTVDLAEKAARRAIEASGIQCSDIDLIIVATTTADQVFPSTACLLQSRLGIHGCPAFDIQAVCTGFVYALSVADQFMRTGSVKTALVIGAETFSRIIDWTDRNTCVLFGDGAGAVILKRDNSPGILSTHLHADGDFASLLQVPKGVSNNLSAVQSGTAYVEMAGSEVFRMAVKTLGRIVDETLEANQMEKTDIDWLVPHQANHRIIAATAKKLGMPMEKVVQTVAWHGNTSAASIPLALDVAVRDGRINRGDTILMEGFGGGFTWGSALVNW